TCACTGTAACAGCCACAACATTTGATATCTCTTGTTTccaaacaattcagagactgactGGGATATTTTTTAACTTCTACCTTTTTAGACTGACCTCTTATTTTGAATTGTAAGCTGTCTTAGTGTATTTTTTCAGGTATAGTAATCAATCAAgtcaatctttttaaaaatttaagaaaTTCTGGCTAAACTGCTCCTTCTAAAATAAATGTTCTTTTGGGTCTGAGAAAAATATGTCCACAAGTGAAGGGAAACCTTTAAAACTAACCTTGCTGTTATCAACTGACGGAATCAGGTCAATAAAGACGGTGAGCCAGTTCATCTCTCCTCAACCTCCCAGGAGCTTAACAGTCTGAgatatcgtgtgtgtgtgtgtgtgtgtgtggatagaGGTGAGACGGTGGGTGGGGACGGAATGGGGTGCGGGGTTGGGACTGTAGGGTTGGGGGTGGACgggtgggggcagtgttggatggggttggggtgggcAGGGGAGCAGGGTGGGAGCGGATGGAGTTGGGCAGGCAGGTGGTGGGGTATGCGGGGGCCGGGGTCTCGCACTCAGAAAACTCTGacccccagaggaaatcaattaaccaaataatcaatgatctgaacgaaatagtgcctgcccatctcatttggataattgaggtctTTTGTAtatgttcttttgtttttgtgcAAAAGGTTCCAAATGATTGAAGAAGCTGAACCAATTCATGAGCAATGTCACACACTCCTCTGTGATGCAGGACAACATCTCGAATGAAAAGGTCAGGACAGCGTGTAATAAAAAACaactgagtcacagagtcacagatcTCAGAAGAAGTCCTTCAGTCTAACAAATCTGCACCAACCTATTTATAtgaatcctattttccagcacttgttgCATAGCCTTGAAAGTTATGAAATTTCAAGTGCTCACTTAAGTATCTTAAAAGGTTCTCAGGTTTCCTGCTTCAATtatcctcccaggcagtgcattccagattcccaacaccctctgggtgaagaagagttttctcaaatcccttctaaaagTCCAgaccttcaccttaaaattatgcctccttgttACTTAACCGTGAacaaaggggaacagctgcttcctttcCATTACACCCGTGCCCCTCATAAACATACACACTTCAATGAGGCCACATATCAAAATTCCCTGTTCCAAGCAAAAAAAGACTATTCAATGTCTCTTCACTTCTCCAACCCAgccaacatcctgatgaatctccacTGCAATCTCTCCAGTGCAGACATAGGAAATAACTGCGGTGTGGAAATCTCAGCCTTCCATGTGAGTGTGAAATTCAGTTAGGTGACACAAGTTATCATTCTCATGTTGTGGTAACATTCCCATAAGAACTCTAGATTCAAAAACGATGTTCCCCAATCACTCAACCAGCCTGAGAGAACTTTCTGAGGTTAACTTCATTATCAGTTTACAGTGAGTTTTCAATTATATTTTCATCTGTACAAGTTAGATGATATGAGGAAATATATCATCTGTTACCTCTCTCTATTATTACCACCtatttggaaagtactgtcaCCTTTTTGGGAAATCTAACATACACTGCCAATTGCAATACCAAATTATGACTGGTGAAGGCAGTGGAATTGCTCCTTCCCTGATTCTTCACCCAGTCCTGTCTTTAATCTGTTCCAGAGAGGAAAGTAAGAACAGTAACAATGAGTTACACAGGGAAATGAATATACAGGTCATACTGGAACTCCATTTTATGGCATACAAGACCAATCAGATCAGTATGTGTCATTCGCACATTTTTAATGCCGTTTTTGCCTTGTAATGAAAaaaagaattccacaagctcagaTATTATTGGCTTCTAAGCAAGTATTACTGTTTTGGGATATCATAGTTCCATTTGTGGCAAGATATTGTAATGGACTAGATTTTTCAGGACCCGCCATTAGGATTGAAAGGGGTCCCTGAGTCAGAGCTTACTAGAAGGGAGATCACTGCAGCAATAATTATGGTTACCTCCACATCCACCCCTGTTCAGTTCTGGAGTCATATTGCTGCCAATTCAGAGGAACTGAAGTTGGCAACCCCAGTGGGAAAGCTGGGCACTGTTGGGCATTTCAGAGATTGGGAGGCCACCTCAGCTTGGAGGCTCCAATTCAGGAGCGGGCAGCAGGAACCAAAGAACTGAAATACAAACCAGTAATTTCACCAAGGGTAAGTGGAAAATCTTTCTGTTGGATTGGTCTCAGTTGCAATTGTGGTTTTGCATGATGCATTCCCATCTTTACAGCATGGATCCTCTGGCTCTAATCAACACCCCTGAAACTGCCAGGGAAAGGCTATTTCCAAAGACCCAGTTACCTTGCACATTGTCAGTGGCCACTCTGCCAGGGGTAACACTGACATGGTTAAATTTCTCCAAATTAGTGCCTTATCTATTGTAAATCCCTGGATCAGGCCAAGCTCACTGCTGTCAGGAATGCATCAGTGGTTGGTCTGAATTGCCTCCCCCTCCTAGATTTTCTGCCTCATTCTTAACACATTTGAGTTAGAAATTTAGTTCATCATGTCTCCatttataatcatagaatcatagagatgtacagcatggaaacaaacccctcagtccaacttgtccatgctgactagttatcctaacctaatctaggcccatttgtcaccacttggcccatattcctctaaacctttcctattcgtatatccatccagatgccttttaaattatgtcattgtaccagcctccaccacttcctctggcagttcattccatacatgcaccacgttctgcatgaaaaaattgccccttatgttccttttatatctttcccctctcactctgaacctaggccctctagttctggactctcccagctcagggaaaagactttgtctatttatcccctcatgatgttataaacctctaaaaggtcacccctcagcctctgatgctccagggaaaacagccccagcctattcagcctctccctatagctcaaatcttccaaccctggcaatatcctagtaagtCTTTattgaaccctgtcaagtttcacaacatctttccgatagcaaggagaccagaattgtacgtaatattccaaaagtggcctagccaatatcctgtacagccgcaatatgacctgcTGCAGGATATCAtgtcccctatagctcaaatcccccaaccctggcaatatcctagtaagtCTTTattgaaccctgtcaagtttcacaacatctttcccgatagcaaggagaccagaattgtacgtaatattccaaaagtggcctagccaatatcctgtacagccgcaatatgacctgcTGCAGGATATCATGTCCACACCTGTGATTGTCTTTCTACTTGAGATTGGGTACACATTCCACTTCAAGTCATACATCATGTTTACACTATAAGGTTTCTGTGTGTGCCAAGATATCATGTCATTAATCATGCCGGGGAGACCAAATTTCCTCATGCACAGTTATTCTACACCTTTTTAtgacaaaatgtaacatttttaattGTTGAAAAATCCTATCTTCCAGTTCGTGACTGTCAAGATTGGTCATTCTCATGGGAGAATACATTATCATTGTTTGTGAAATTGaaccattttctttgttctggGCTATCAACATTGCCTTCAACATaatacacttaataaattccaaGATGTTACACTATATTTAAATCAGCACTCCCTTAACACTTGGAACTATTCCTAGATATCAACATTTAATGTATGACTTACAGTAAATATTTGGTGCAATTGGTTCACTTTCATTCATACTGATTGGGTTCTTTGCCACACACGTGTAATTGCTAAGGTCGTCTTTTAAAACGGGAGAAATGAATAACATCTTGTTGTCTGAGGAAAAGATGTGACGAGAGCTTGGCAGTAAGGGTTTCCCATCTTTTAGCCACTGATAAATGACCTTTGTGCCTCTAGTCACATTGCAGGAGAGCGTTGCATTGTCCACATACTCCACTGCTCCCCAAGCTGGGTCACTACGCACGACTGGTTTAGAAACAGGAACTGCAAAATAAAAGTAcaaaaaataaaagtcaaaatgtCACTGCTGATAACCTCAACAAAGCTGACTGCAAACTTTGCatattattcatttttttttagccTCGGAACAAATTAAAAAGTAGATTCTATGACTTCTTCCACCAAGTGCAGCACTCTCCCTTACTGGAAGACAGTTGAGTGTGACACTCTCCAGATTTGCGCTTCAGTAAAATGAATTGCAAAAATAAAGATCTTAAAAATATTGGCACATTAGTTCAATCAGGCTGTTACATATAAACAATCTTCTGTGAAAATAATTAACATTCTTATTTGCATTGCATTTtaaacaatttgtgagcagaCAAATCAAAGATGCCAGTCAGGTTCCAGGCAAACAAGGACCATTGCTGCAGGTGTGTTAGGACTGCATGCTTGTTTTTGTTATCGCGTCCTCTTTTTTTAATTCGGGATTGACAAAGGGAAGAACTCAGAGAAAAAGTGTATCTGCCATTTGACTTATGACTCAGCAGTTTTGACAGAATCACAAATTCCACAAGGCCATTAAAAACTCAGTTCCttaaaatgttattaaaataCTTATATTAGAGCCCAGTAGGAATCAAAAATGTGTGAGAAAACCAGGAAGTGGAGCAAAATCTCACAATATCCGATGAAGCTTACACTTTGGTCGTTTTGCTTTCTATCGATGAATTTTGATGATTAGTCCATACGGTTTGCTATaatctccaaaccctttcctgtcCTGGAATCTGCCTCAATCTTTTGAAGCGCTTAATCAGCGATGCACTAACGGTATTTTTGTCTCACCAGTAGAAATTGTAGCTGAGTGGTTATGCTAATGAATGAGTAATCTAGATGCAATAGTTTAAATTCCAGTGACGGGTTCCTAAATTTCTTAATGCCTCTGAGAAACTTAATCATTAATAATTAAAGGAATCTTAAAGGGAAAACTCGATAATGGTGACAATGAAACTAGTATTGTCCCAAAAAGAGTCTGGATTGCTCATGATCTTCAGGAAACAAAATCAGCCATCTCTATCCGAGTAGCCAAAAGTGACTCCTGACTCACCACATCAACCAATGTGATTAACTGTAATTGCTACCTTTTGAGCTAAGCTGCTCCTGACACTCCTATGAGTCTCAATTATTGTTAACCAGTTTTTGATGTGGAAAACTGTCAAATGCTTTTCTAAAATCCATGCAGAAAACATCCACTGCATTTCCTTCATAAACCTCACTGttatttcatcaaaaaaaaattaaagtaacTGAACCAAACACATTTTGTCTTTCACAAATCCCACgctggctttccttaattaactCTAAATTCTCTATGTCCTTATTAACTTTTTCCTAATTATTGTTTCTAAAACTTTAGCTACCTCTGATGTTCAACTGTTTGGCCTATATTGAACAAAAATATCCTTACACCCCTTCTCGAATAGAGGTGTCAGATTCACTCCACTCCGATCCTCTTAATATTATTTGCATAACTATGAAAGATTGGAAGATTGTGGCAAGTTCTTCTGCTAATTCCATTCACAATTCTCTTCACAACCTGAGTTGTAAGCCATTCAAACAAGACAAACTATCCACCCTCAGAAAGCCAATTTTTCCATTACACTCTGCCTGTCAATTTTCACACTGTGCATTACTTTTACCATCTCTGCTTCTCTTGACTCTTTGTCAGCATCCTCTCCCTCAGTAcaaactgctgccactgagttTACTGTCTATAAATACACAGAAAGAATTCATCAGGATTCTTGAGGTAGCATTTTCCAAAGCCACAATAACTTTCATTTTGAAGGAGAAGGACAGTAGATACATGTGGacagcaccacctgcaaattcctgtTCAagtccactcaccatcctgacttggaaatttatcccTGTTCCTTCAGTTCACTGTGTCAAAagtctggaactccctttctaatgGCATCGTGGGTTTACTTACAGCAGATGGAGCTCAAGAAGGCAACTCGCTGCTACCAggtcaagggcaacaagggataggcaataaatgttggcccagacaatgatgcccacataccatatttgaattttaaaaacccTGTCCATGAAAAGtgggacaaatccaatccagtcaaCTATCAACCCATTAATCATTAGCATGGTCATAGAAATTGCGATCAAATGACAGTTACACTTCAATAGCTGATGTCCAGTTTGGGCTCCACTTGGGTAACATTGCTTCATGGTTCTAACATGGACAAAATAACTCAATTCCAGAGGCCAGGGGAGAGGAACTACCCTTGATATCAACGAAACACTCATTATAATGGGGCATCAAAGGGTGCGAAAAATATTGATGTGAGTTTGTTTCctctgattggagtcatacctggcacaaaggaaggtggttttGGTCATTTGaacaatcatctcagccccatgACATTGCTGCACAAGCTATTCAGGTAGCATCTTTAGCTGttttatcaatgatcttccctccattataaggtcacaagtggggatgttcattgtcCAATCATTACTGTTCAGTTGCACGAATAACTGCTCAACTAATTGAGAAGTTTGAGCCCACATGCAGCAAGACTGGACAACATTCCGGCTTTCataagtggcaagaaacattcatgCTGTACAAAGACAAGACAATGACTATCCTCACTAATcacattcaatgacatcaccaatcctgAATCCTCCGCTACCAAGATGCTGTGGGCTCACATCGACCAAAAATCAATCTGTAGCACTGTGACCAttagaacaggtcagaggttggaaattctgaaacaatTAACTCACTCGCTAATTCTACAAATATTCTCTGCTAAGAAAGACAGgattatgatggaatattcttcacttcCTGGATGAGTGCTGTTCCAACTGCACTCAGGAAACTTGACTCTATGCGGCACAAAATTACTTAATCAGCACCTAATCCATTGCCTGAAGTATTtgctccttccaccactgatccATCATGACTGCAGAATGTCGATACTCTACATATTTAAGATGTACTACAGCAATACACCAAGCTTTCTTTTAAAGTTCTCCCAAACTCAATCACATTACAGGACGAGACAATAAGGCATGAACAGAATGACCACCACATTCGAGTTTACCTCTGATTATACactatcctgagttggaaatgtaTTTCCATTCATACATCAttgctagatcaaaatcctgaaactccataaATAACAACACTATGAGATCCCCTTGATCACATGAACTGAAGTAAGTGAAGACCACCTTCTCAAGCTCCAATTAGTGATAGGCAATTGGCCGCCAAGCCCACATCATAACCTGGAATGCAATGGATGATCCTGTTAAACATGTCTGAGGAAGAGAGCCTTTCTTATTGCTGAAAACATGTTCAATTATATATGATTAAAAGGCGGTGTAGGCTGGAATATTGAACTTGAAGGTAATGGTGCTAACATCACATTAACCTTACACACTGACAAATATCATGACCTGCCTACTCTGCATATTTCTACCAAACTCCCATCGCACGCTGGTCACGCCCTCACCAACATTGGTTATACACAACTCATACTAGAAATATGAATGCACAATATCAACACTATTTTGGATATCAAACAGAATTCATACAATCTTAAAAAAAGGGCACTTCAATTTTAATTTAGCGGCAAATTACTAGAGTGGATGAGGCACAGAGAAAAATGGGAACAGAGAAAGAAGAAACAAGTAAGGAAAAGATGACTCAGACTTTACaaactttgtgaaaatcaagTTTTGGAGGTGTATCCTGTGGATTTGCCAAATTTGAATAGCCAAAGTATTTATTTTATGCAGAACCTGGTTTGTGAACACATGACTGAAGAGTGAAAACTTTCTTGTGTATCAGCAGCCCACAAGACAAGTGGACAGTGGTGGTAGAAAAGTGATTTAAATTTTCACAATGATATAGACCAGAAAGCCATAatatataggagcaaaattaggccagtcagcccatcaagtctgctctgcctttcaatcataaaatcatggaatccctacagtatggaaagatgccattcagtccatttagTCTGCACCCACCCaccaaagaacatctcacccagatccagaTCCAGATCCAGACCCAGGCCCCCATCCTAACCTATAATCCATTTAGCTTGCACATACCTAGATACTTTAACATgacgaatccacctaacctgcatatctttggaatgtgtgaggaaactggagcacctggatgaaacccatgcaaactccacacagtcacccaatggCTGGAATCAACCCCAGGTTTCTGGCaatgtgaagtagcagtgctaaccactaaccaTGCCGACGCAGCAGCACAAATCATGAATGACATATTtatcaaccctattctcctgccttctccctgtatcgTGGTCCCCTTACTcatcacacagtcacccaaggctggaatcaaccccAGGTTTCTGGCaatgtgaagtagcagtgctaaccactaatcaTGCCGACGCAGCAGCACAAATCATGAATGACATATTtatcaaccctattctcctgccttctccctgtatcgtggtccccttactcatcaagaacctatttatctctgtcttaagtacacacGAAGACTTGGCCTCCAAGccttccgtggcaatgaattccacatatcaaccatcttctggctgaagaaattcttcctcatctctgttctaaagcatcatcccttcactctgacaatatgccctcaggtcctagtctctcccactatTGGAAAtatcatctccacatccactctatctaggtctctcagtattcagtatgttttattgagagcccacctcgtccttctaaactccatcaagtacagatccagagtccttaAATGCTCCAcacatgacaagcctttcattcttctaatacGTATGTGTAGTAGAGACATGTAAAAGACACCACACTCCTTAATGCTAAAATCCCTGTTGCAAGTTGTGCAATGATGTAGGGTTGCCCCTCGATTTAAAAACAAGTTAAAGTTTCTTGGATAATTTTCACCAAGCATGTCAATGCAGTCACCTGGATGACTCATGCCTggttacagatgaggaagtggtTTGCCAGCATCAGGAGGAGAATGAATGTGAAGATGTAACTCAATGTTCTGCACATTTTCCTATGAGACTGTTAAGCATGAAACAAACGGCATtagcgacacagtggctcagtggttagcactgctgcctcacagcatcagggacccgggtttgattccaacctcaggtgactgtctgtgtggagtttgcacattcttcccgtatctgtgtggtttcctctgggtgctccggtttcttcccacaatccaaagatgtgcgggtcaagtgaattggccatgctaaattgtgtgtagtattaggtgaatgggtaaatgtaggggaatgggtctgggtggtttactcttcggagggtcggtgtggacttgttgggccaaggggcctgttttcacactgtagggaatataatctaaccAGAAAAACCTAATTTGAAACTCCTTGCAGCTTCCAGGGAGTTTAAGTCAAAGAATGGTGCACAACGGTTGCCATTTTACATGCATGAAGGGCTGGACATTTGGCTTTATAAGTGATGCACCTAGCAACGTTCAAACAATAAACTAACAGGTAATAATTTTTATCTTTTGTGTTTGCCTCATGTAAATCTGAAGGAATCATTCACAAAATCCCACATGTAAattggaaatagcagaggcaggTCTCTCGTGATAGTCACAGGATGTCTGGAGGGATGCAGAAGCATTGCCAGTAAGGTTCTGTCTCAACTGCCTCCAGTATCATGCATTGTTATTTGATCCTGAATTCCTATTCTtccattaaaacattcaatgtaaTCAAAATCTCCAATGGAATCCCACAATCACTATTTTGCCTGGTTGATTTAgttttcagtcttaaattgaagCAAATTATTCGTGATAAATAAAAAATGTAAAAGTTCTGGATTATTTTAACAATGCACCGTAAAAATGATAATTTTAAGCACACTAAAGGAGCACATTTATCGCCAGGTCAAGATCTAGGATTCTTGATGCACTCATCTTCCTGAACAAAGTGTGAGCTATGGACaaaactttatttaaaattttGAGATTTAGCAGATGGTTTGAATTGAAAAGCTATGTTACTTTATTGAGACTTTCATTTGGCTGTAATGCCACTTTGGTTTGTCCTCTCAAATAAAgcactgcaattttttttatagaaTAAGTACATAAAATCCAAGTCTGGTTTTATGATCAATGAACATGCAGCATAACATTCAGCTCGTGGCACATCTTCTTGCAAAAGTAGTCCCTTGTAAAGGAAAAGGACAGTTTGAGGTAAACAAAGTAGAGGTGCAAGCATTTGTTATGCAATGCAATCATCAAGATATCTCACTACATGCGAGGAGTAATGGACTAATTCTGGCATGATTTATCTGTGAATGATTCCTACAGATTTACACGAGGCAAGCACAAAAGGTAAAAATTACGACCTGTTAGTTTAGTGTTTGAAACTTGCTAGGTGCATCACTTATAATGCTAAAtgttcactgtcactggaaaGTCATGTTTATTTTGTATTCCAGGTTGTGCAGTATATAAATCTGTAGTAATGTTTGATAAGCAAAATGATTGGAACAAAAGTAACCTTGAAACATTCCCAGGGAACTGCACATTTTGTGAGTATTGTTCTATTGAATTCCCTCTCACTAGTGATCACTGAACATGAAACGAGTACTGCAAAAATATTTTGACTGTAGCAAATTGGATCTGAATCTTTATCTGAAGTAAGTTGCTCAAAAACCTGTTAAATATTAAGACAATAATTTGATTGTCCTAAGCTTACCTGTAGGCTGTCTATCCATTATTTACAGAAGTGCAGATTCCTTTGAAGCTACAAACATTAGAAGTAAACAAATTCCAGGAAAAGCAATAACTTTgatagtggcttggagggcattATATTAAGTTGTTGCTGGAAGAACTGGATGTCATACATAGCCTATGCTAACCTTCCTGACTTGCACTCCCTCTGAGCAACACTCTTGACTAGCAAATACATGTTGTTTAAAGAAAGTTTGTCAGTCTACTCACCGTTGACTTGTACAATTAGTTGACGACTCGCTGATGCCAGCTTCATCCCAGAAACAGTCACTTTAATAGTATATTCACCATCATCACGTAATTCCACTGGGTTAATCAGTAATGAAGCACTGGGAGGGGACAAGAAAAACCTGTGTCCATGTTCCATGTCAGGAGTCAAGGTATTGTTCACAGCAGTTACCAGAAGCATAGAGCCTGAAGATTGACTTTGGAAAGTCCATGTTATCTGAATGTTGTGATCTTTAGTTCCAGTGGTGTAGTTTGCAGGGAGCAGTAAAGGTTGTCCAACAGTGCCCAGGATCAATATGTTTGGCACTGTAACGGTAACATCTCCATAAGAGCCTGAAGAGAAGATTAAGAAAACTGAAAACCCATATGAGTCTTTAATACAGCCACAAAGGTTTGATATTTTAGAAACTGAAAAATATAACTTTTAGACTTGTTTAAATACAAAATTGTATATATTATTTGTCAAACTATAAGGCAGTGAGAGATTCAGATAGCCATATTAGGTGCAGAGGAGGAACTAAAAAACTTTATACTGTCATTAAAAGTTTGGGATATAGTCACTTTTCTGGGTCTCTTCTACTCCCAGATCTGCTTGTGGTGCAGCTTCAGATATTTTTGGATAAGGTAGCGTTGGGGTTAAAATTACATAATCACTCCTCATTTTAATTTGCTTATAAAGCCACTGACAGCCTACCTATAACAGACACTTTGGTTGAATCTGAAAAGCacacaattaaaataaaacaacattaGAGCAAATACTTTTAATATATTGCAAAAGTATGATGAAAATTCAGTTTCTGAATTCAGATGAAATTGTAGAATAGATGCTCAGGGAAATAAACTCATTATCAATGTTGGAATAATTGCAGTTGGCAAATGAAAAGAGCATGCCATTAGTTTACttgtaaaattgtttttttttaagaaatcacTTACATTTCTCTCAATTCTCCTTTCAAATGACTTGGCTAATAAGAGACAAAGGACAGAGAACAGCAAACCTGGAGACCTTACCCAAGTAACCAGTTTTGATGTGTTATCCTCCAGAATGAAAGCCATTAGCCTACTTGTGTTTGGATGCTCTGACACACGTGCACTGACCTCGAGTGCCCATGAACAAGCACGTTTCAGCCAGAATGACTAGAAAGTTATCAGGACCAGGAATCCaagttgatttttaatttttttgttggaACCTTGTAGCCAATTTAACCAATAACAATAACTTCAAAACTATCAACTTCATTTCTCATTTAACATTTTTCATTATCCAAATATCTCTTCTTGAGTTCCCTGTCAGAAGTTACAACAGTGCACTAACTTCCACCATGAGTAGGGCGGATCACAAGTTGC
The sequence above is drawn from the Chiloscyllium plagiosum isolate BGI_BamShark_2017 chromosome 5, ASM401019v2, whole genome shotgun sequence genome and encodes:
- the hepacam2 gene encoding HEPACAM family member 2 isoform X2, which encodes MGHDAFMDPFSSKAHFLLYEICILTIGSYGDVTVTVPNILILGTVGQPLLLPANYTTGTKDHNIQITWTFQSQSSGSMLLVTAVNNTLTPDMEHGHRFFLSPPSASLLINPVELRDDGEYTIKVTVSGMKLASASRQLIVQVNVPVSKPVVRSDPAWGAVEYVDNATLSCNVTRGTKVIYQWLKDGKPLLPSSRHIFSSDNKMLFISPVLKDDLSNYTCVAKNPISMNESEPIAPNIYYGPYDLMVKSEPRFKVSEGVFTAGKGEPVWFKCSANSNPPNVYSWFQKADNKTTPIQWGPVLNIKSEKVPDKADYMCCVYNNITGKRDETQFTFILSATVIKEELYHRSPAYYTQAHQVSEEREPPVDDYGIYEFVAVPEPAQFQQVRPEKLKTVYDIIREPNAHTTVYEVICHSPKTS